CCGGGTTGGCGAACGTGACCGTACCGAAGTGAGTCGTGAGATCGATCATCGTACGCGAACTCCGTCGACGTCGTGCGCGGCGTCCAGCGGCGCCGGCTCGCCGGCGTAAGGCCCGGCGAGGTCCGCCAGCGGCAGGACGGGACCGTCGGTGCACGTGTACCGGTAGGGCCGGGACCGGCACGGCACGGCGCACGCGAGGCACGCGCCGATGCCGCACGCCATCTCCCCCTCGAGGCTGAGGTATCCGTCGAGGCCTCGCGCGCGGCACAGGCGGGCGACCGCGCGCAGCATCGGCTCCGGCCCGCAGGCGAGCACGGTCGGCGCGCCGCCGGCAGCCGCGGCGGCTTCGACGGCCGCGGTGACGTAGCCGCGGACGCCGCGCGAGCCGTCCTCGGTTGCGAATACGACGCGACACCCGGTCGCCTCGATCGCGTCGACCAGCACGAGATCCTCCGCGCTGCGACCGCCATAAAACAGCGTGATGCGATCGGAACAGCCGGTCGCGCGCGCCCGCGCCGCGTGCATCAACAGCGGCGCTAGCCCGACGCCGCCGGCGACGAGCCAGTCGTCGCGATCGGGCCGCGGCTCGGGGAAGGCGGTGCCGAGCGGCCCCAACACGGCCAACCGCTCGCCCGGCGTCGCGCGCTCGAGCAGCCGCGTCGCCTTGCCGACCGCCTTGACGAGCAGGTCGACGACGCCGTCGCCGCGGATGGCGAGCAACGAGAACGCCCGC
This Deltaproteobacteria bacterium DNA region includes the following protein-coding sequences:
- a CDS encoding dihydroorotate dehydrogenase electron transfer subunit, whose protein sequence is MAWYRSAVRYFEATLVDNIRLAPHTCVLRLGGCASLEAARPGQFVMVRGDWGADPLLPRAFSLLAIRGDGVVDLLVKAVGKATRLLERATPGERLAVLGPLGTAFPEPRPDRDDWLVAGGVGLAPLLMHAARARATGCSDRITLFYGGRSAEDLVLVDAIEATGCRVVFATEDGSRGVRGYVTAAVEAAAAAGGAPTVLACGPEPMLRAVARLCRARGLDGYLSLEGEMACGIGACLACAVPCRSRPYRYTCTDGPVLPLADLAGPYAGEPAPLDAAHDVDGVRVR